In the genome of Actinomycetota bacterium, one region contains:
- a CDS encoding MCE family protein, producing the protein MASIRGFLTKSFLERSQRIIGILGLSALFGGSAFALLLTGGVFAHTYHVKAYFSDAAGITPGDKVTVAGLPAGTVKGLEIQGGRVAMDLAVNNGIELPSDTRAEVVIETLLGRESVNLIAGQGGGALKDGSVIPQSRTTTPISINELNDISVNLMNRSNANALNELMREVSSITAGKTTQVRQLVTGLASVAQAVDERRAQLSHLIDSLRSLATTLGDKSGTIVSLIDNLNLVLTNLAQRQKAIATLLKVTDAASHDTADLVKRNRKVLDSTLLSLHQDLQVLDQHQVDLAATIDYLDQSVQGYSSVGYSQNVPNRWANIFVQSLGPLGVDALLGTCGAVDQLIDTILGSSCQGTPPLTAIPGLSGLPGLPGLPGLPGLPGLGNGNGLPLPSPSVPPLPIPTTLPPLPIPTTLPPLPSVPPLPTPSLPGLSAPDSSSSSSSSSSSSSSLGGNVGDMVVSALAGSSSSSGSSQPSKAGPQQ; encoded by the coding sequence GTGGCTAGCATCCGCGGCTTCCTCACGAAGTCGTTCCTGGAACGCAGCCAACGCATCATCGGCATCCTGGGGCTGTCGGCCCTGTTCGGCGGCTCCGCGTTCGCGCTGCTGTTGACCGGCGGCGTGTTCGCGCACACCTACCACGTGAAGGCGTACTTCTCCGACGCGGCCGGCATCACCCCCGGCGACAAGGTGACGGTGGCCGGGCTCCCGGCGGGGACCGTCAAGGGCCTGGAGATCCAGGGCGGCCGGGTGGCCATGGACCTCGCCGTCAACAACGGCATCGAGCTTCCGTCCGACACCCGGGCCGAGGTGGTCATCGAGACACTGCTCGGGCGGGAATCGGTCAACCTCATCGCGGGACAGGGCGGCGGCGCGCTGAAGGACGGGTCCGTCATCCCCCAGTCCCGGACCACCACGCCGATCAGCATCAACGAGCTGAACGACATCTCCGTGAACCTGATGAACCGTTCCAACGCCAACGCGCTGAACGAGCTGATGCGCGAGGTCAGCAGCATCACCGCCGGCAAGACCACACAGGTCCGCCAGCTGGTGACGGGCCTGGCCAGCGTGGCGCAGGCGGTGGACGAGCGCCGGGCCCAGCTCTCCCACCTCATCGACTCGCTGCGGTCGCTGGCCACGACCCTCGGCGACAAGAGCGGGACCATCGTGTCGCTCATCGACAACCTGAACCTGGTCCTGACCAACCTGGCCCAGCGGCAGAAGGCCATCGCGACCCTGTTGAAGGTCACCGACGCCGCCTCCCACGACACCGCGGACCTGGTGAAGCGGAACCGGAAGGTGCTGGACTCCACCCTGCTCTCGCTGCACCAGGACCTCCAGGTGCTGGACCAGCACCAGGTGGACCTGGCCGCGACCATCGACTACCTGGACCAGTCGGTCCAGGGGTACTCCAGCGTGGGGTACTCGCAGAACGTGCCCAACCGGTGGGCGAACATCTTCGTGCAGTCCCTGGGCCCGCTCGGGGTTGACGCCCTGCTCGGGACGTGCGGCGCAGTGGACCAGCTCATCGACACCATCCTGGGCTCGAGCTGCCAGGGCACGCCGCCGCTCACGGCGATCCCGGGGCTGTCCGGGTTGCCGGGCCTCCCGGGGCTGCCCGGGCTGCCGGGCCTCCCGGGGCTCGGGAACGGCAACGGGCTTCCGCTGCCGAGCCCCTCCGTCCCGCCGTTGCCCATCCCGACGACGCTTCCGCCCCTTCCGATCCCCACGACCCTTCCTCCGCTGCCGAGCGTCCCGCCGCTTCCCACGCCCAGCCTGCCGGGGCTGAGCGCGCCGGACTCCTCCTCGTCGTCGTCGTCCTCGTCCTCGTCCTCGTCGTCGCTCGGCGGCAACGTCGGCGACATGGTCGTCTCGGCCCTGGCCGGGTCGAGCTCCAGCAGCGGCAGCTCCCAGCCGTCGAAGGCAGGGCCGCAGCAATGA
- a CDS encoding MCE family protein, protein MARVIRFKKATLLKVLAFMAMSAVFTVWLAVKIGNLQLFQHTYTLSAEFSNAAGVFKGDAVKLAGVDVGRVSSASIDSGHAVVQFNVDDSVKLTQDTVAAIRWRNVLGQRYLYLYPGSGQGAPLRDGDTIPLSHTENAGDLDQLLNELGPILRAIDPAKANAFVDAVNTALAGNEGNVRALLDNGAVLASRLAGMDKQIQTLVGSSDTVISTYAHQGKALRGILDNLNHLGGRLDTMTGDIDSLITNFTDVQQQLDRLLRENKGNIDTDLADLNVVTSFLAKNKDQLATTLCSLPAGMAPYFQTTSWGQWFNVRVVEFMLKDNNGNTIASLAETPNERNQKPIPPFTCGTPGNNGTHGIGSQIGPLALPTVGFGDLGSLIASALSGLGLGSGPVGVPSGLPSGLPSGLPSLPPVPGTGGSGG, encoded by the coding sequence ATGGCCCGCGTCATCCGCTTCAAGAAGGCCACGCTGCTGAAGGTCCTGGCGTTCATGGCCATGTCGGCGGTGTTCACGGTGTGGCTGGCCGTGAAGATCGGGAACCTCCAGCTCTTCCAGCACACCTACACGTTGAGCGCGGAGTTCTCCAACGCCGCCGGGGTGTTCAAGGGCGACGCGGTGAAGCTGGCCGGCGTCGACGTGGGACGCGTGTCCAGCGCCTCGATCGACAGCGGGCACGCCGTGGTCCAGTTCAACGTGGACGACTCCGTGAAGCTGACCCAGGACACGGTCGCCGCCATCCGGTGGCGAAACGTGCTGGGCCAGCGGTACCTGTACCTGTATCCGGGGAGCGGCCAGGGCGCTCCGCTTCGGGACGGGGACACCATCCCCCTGTCGCACACCGAGAACGCCGGCGACCTGGACCAGCTCCTGAACGAGCTGGGGCCGATCCTGCGAGCCATCGACCCGGCCAAGGCCAACGCGTTCGTGGACGCCGTGAACACGGCGCTGGCCGGCAACGAGGGAAACGTACGAGCCCTTCTGGACAACGGCGCGGTGCTGGCCAGCCGCCTGGCGGGGATGGACAAGCAGATCCAGACGCTGGTCGGCTCCTCCGACACCGTCATCTCGACCTACGCGCACCAGGGCAAGGCCCTCCGCGGGATCCTGGACAACCTCAACCACCTCGGCGGCCGCCTGGACACCATGACCGGCGACATCGACTCGCTGATCACCAACTTCACCGACGTCCAGCAGCAGCTTGACCGGCTCCTGCGGGAGAACAAGGGGAACATCGACACCGACCTGGCCGACCTCAACGTGGTGACGTCGTTCCTGGCGAAGAACAAGGACCAGCTGGCCACCACGCTCTGCTCGCTGCCGGCCGGCATGGCGCCGTACTTCCAGACCACCAGCTGGGGGCAATGGTTCAACGTCCGGGTGGTCGAGTTCATGCTGAAGGACAACAACGGGAACACGATTGCCAGCCTCGCCGAGACGCCCAACGAGCGGAACCAGAAGCCCATTCCGCCGTTCACGTGCGGGACGCCCGGGAACAACGGCACCCACGGGATCGGCAGCCAGATCGGGCCCCTGGCCCTCCCCACGGTCGGGTTCGGCGACCTGGGGAGCCTGATCGCCTCGGCCCTGAGCGGGCTGGGCCTGGGCTCCGGCCCGGTGGGTGTGCCGAGCGGGCTGCCCAGCGGACTCCCCAGCGGGCTGCCGAGCCTCCCACCGGTCCCGGGAACGGGAGGCTCCGGTGGCTAG
- a CDS encoding MlaD family protein, with amino-acid sequence MISLRPRRSQTQTEPKPKPATAPKPEPPRDLAPVPRKRHIPAIITDPLVIALVAAILFLGIKWAYGGFRPYYSLSLDLPKASQLLTPGSDVRMRGVVVGKIQSIKLGQRTVHLTLQMDKQYKVTSSAVAYVDLKTLLGAKYVDLRFDHYSPPFLTDGARIQATHVGPELEDVLADGVSVLDAIRPSDLATVVGTLAHASAGHGEDVARSLRVNAQLSTIFAGTLDSQLRALHDFKVIFGALRNSGVDLNNLADAINQGVPVYASPQAQKDLDRALRALVPFSNNLADLFILNRADWDRLIDSGDTVLGAIAARPDGLRSLITGLYHYVLKLGGDPIQVGDGSGAAGFTNFIGGDSNAEGQAQLCEALPLDIRGQVPICNGGA; translated from the coding sequence ATGATCAGCCTTCGCCCGCGCCGATCGCAGACCCAGACGGAGCCGAAGCCGAAGCCGGCCACGGCCCCCAAGCCCGAGCCGCCCCGAGACCTGGCCCCGGTCCCCCGGAAGCGCCACATCCCGGCCATCATCACCGATCCCCTGGTGATCGCCCTGGTGGCGGCGATCCTGTTCCTGGGGATCAAGTGGGCGTACGGAGGCTTCCGGCCCTACTACTCGCTGTCGCTCGACCTGCCCAAGGCCAGCCAGCTGCTCACGCCGGGCTCGGACGTGCGGATGCGTGGGGTGGTGGTGGGGAAGATCCAGAGCATCAAGCTGGGGCAGCGCACCGTCCACCTCACCCTCCAGATGGACAAGCAGTACAAGGTGACCTCCTCGGCGGTGGCCTACGTCGACCTGAAGACGCTCCTCGGCGCCAAGTACGTCGACCTCCGGTTCGACCACTACTCGCCTCCGTTCCTCACCGACGGCGCGAGGATCCAGGCCACCCACGTGGGGCCGGAGCTCGAGGACGTGCTGGCCGACGGCGTGTCGGTGCTGGACGCCATCCGGCCGAGCGACCTGGCCACGGTGGTGGGGACCCTGGCCCACGCGTCGGCCGGGCACGGAGAGGACGTGGCCCGGAGCCTCCGGGTGAACGCGCAGCTATCCACGATCTTCGCGGGGACGCTCGACTCGCAGCTTCGCGCCCTGCACGACTTCAAGGTCATCTTCGGGGCCCTGCGCAACAGCGGGGTGGACCTGAACAACCTGGCCGACGCCATCAACCAGGGCGTCCCCGTGTACGCGTCGCCGCAGGCGCAGAAGGACCTGGACCGGGCCCTTCGTGCATTGGTCCCCTTCTCGAACAACCTGGCCGACCTGTTCATCCTGAACCGGGCGGACTGGGACCGGCTGATCGACTCCGGTGACACCGTGCTGGGGGCCATCGCGGCGAGGCCGGATGGCCTGCGCAGCCTGATCACGGGCCTGTACCACTACGTGCTGAAGCTGGGCGGCGACCCCATCCAGGTGGGCGACGGCAGCGGCGCGGCCGGGTTCACGAACTTCATCGGCGGCGACAGCAACGCGGAGGGCCAGGCCCAGCTGTGCGAGGCCCTGCCCCTGGACATCCGGGGCCAGGTCCCGATCTGCAACGGGGGCGCGTGA
- a CDS encoding ABC transporter permease translates to MATRAVGAGEPGVAVRSYKALTRPLDGLMDQLRFYGRAIRAMPLALQYRAMILGVVSDITIGVGALIVGAGTFFVIFAMSFFTGTQVGLEGFQGLSQIGAQAFTGLVSSWANTREITPLVAGVALAAQVGTSFTAELGAARISDEIDALEVMAVDSLVYMVGTRIWAAIITIVPLYLAALFSSYLATEAIVTRLFSLSSGVYTHYFHLFLPPIDIFYSLFKAVIFAIMVTLIHCYYGYNASGGPAGVGVASGRAIRSSIVAVVIVNLFLSIIFWGGGDTVRIAG, encoded by the coding sequence ATGGCGACGCGAGCGGTGGGGGCGGGAGAGCCGGGGGTGGCCGTCCGAAGCTACAAGGCGCTGACCCGGCCCCTGGACGGCCTCATGGACCAGCTCCGGTTCTACGGGCGGGCCATCCGGGCCATGCCGCTGGCCCTCCAGTACCGGGCCATGATCCTGGGCGTCGTCTCGGACATCACGATCGGGGTCGGGGCCCTGATCGTCGGCGCCGGGACGTTCTTCGTGATCTTCGCCATGTCGTTCTTCACCGGCACCCAAGTGGGGCTGGAGGGGTTCCAGGGACTGTCCCAGATCGGGGCCCAGGCCTTCACCGGGCTGGTGTCCTCGTGGGCCAACACCCGCGAGATCACGCCGCTGGTGGCGGGGGTGGCCCTGGCCGCCCAGGTGGGGACGTCGTTCACCGCGGAGCTCGGCGCAGCCCGGATCTCCGACGAGATCGACGCGCTGGAGGTCATGGCGGTGGACTCGCTGGTGTACATGGTGGGCACCCGGATCTGGGCCGCCATCATCACCATCGTCCCGCTGTACCTGGCCGCGCTGTTCTCCTCGTACCTGGCCACGGAAGCCATCGTGACCAGGCTTTTCTCGCTGTCGAGCGGCGTGTACACCCACTACTTCCACCTGTTCCTGCCGCCCATCGACATCTTCTACAGCCTGTTCAAGGCCGTGATCTTCGCCATCATGGTCACGCTGATCCACTGCTACTACGGCTACAACGCCTCGGGCGGGCCGGCCGGCGTGGGGGTGGCGTCCGGTCGGGCCATCCGGAGCTCCATCGTGGCCGTCGTGATCGTGAACCTGTTCCTGTCGATCATCTTCTGGGGCGGCGGCGACACCGTGAGGATCGCGGGATGA
- a CDS encoding ABC transporter permease, producing MVDEAGRMFAIGLEAVRSIPSRPWPLEEFLSQVWFLAKVCTVPVILISIPFGMVISLHVGSFLTQLGAQAHMGAAMVLAVVREEAPVATALLIAGAGGSAMCADLGSRRIREEIDAMEVLGIDPVQRLIMPRILAAMLVAILLDAIVSVAGIAGGWFFAVVVQHGTTSSYFQSFNELSQLPDLFMALTKAAIFGFVGGMVACYKGFYAKGGPKGVGDAVNQAVVITFLLLFFLNFILTAVYFNFVPQKFS from the coding sequence ATGGTCGACGAGGCGGGAAGGATGTTCGCCATCGGGCTGGAGGCCGTCCGCTCCATCCCCAGCCGGCCGTGGCCCCTGGAGGAGTTCCTGTCCCAGGTGTGGTTCCTGGCCAAGGTCTGCACCGTGCCGGTGATCCTGATCTCGATCCCGTTCGGGATGGTCATCTCGCTGCACGTGGGGTCGTTCCTGACCCAGCTGGGGGCGCAGGCCCACATGGGGGCGGCCATGGTCCTGGCGGTGGTGCGGGAGGAGGCGCCGGTGGCGACAGCCCTGCTGATCGCCGGGGCCGGCGGCTCGGCCATGTGCGCGGACCTGGGCTCGCGGCGGATCCGGGAGGAGATCGACGCCATGGAGGTCCTCGGCATCGACCCGGTGCAGCGGCTGATCATGCCGCGGATCCTCGCGGCGATGCTGGTGGCGATCCTGCTCGACGCCATCGTGTCCGTGGCCGGGATCGCCGGCGGGTGGTTCTTCGCCGTCGTCGTCCAGCACGGCACCACCTCCAGCTACTTCCAGTCGTTCAACGAGCTGTCCCAGCTCCCCGACCTGTTCATGGCCCTGACCAAGGCGGCCATCTTCGGCTTCGTGGGAGGGATGGTGGCCTGCTACAAGGGCTTCTACGCGAAGGGCGGCCCGAAGGGCGTGGGTGACGCGGTGAACCAGGCCGTGGTCATCACGTTCCTGCTCCTGTTCTTCCTGAACTTCATCCTCACGGCCGTCTACTTCAACTTCGTCCCCCAGAAGTTCTCGTGA
- a CDS encoding ABC transporter ATP-binding protein, translating to MAEGEAPEAEISVRGLTKAFGAQTVLEDITCDIPKGKITLMLGPSGTGKSVFLKCLMGLLRLERGEIWISGQNLPALSSRDLYKIRRRFGVLFQDGALFGSISIYDNIAFPLREHTRKSESEIRQIVNEKLEMVGLGGAEKKLPGEISGGMRKRAGLARGLVLDPEIVMFDEPDSGLDPVRTAFLNELILDLNRQLKATFIVVTHDIATARRVADYIGMLYLRNLVQFDTKDAMFNSDLDVVRQFLAGSTRGPIGMSEEADQTKPTSTSGMSYEETEELERVAGAPEGNGHADGNGHAEKYELKRGA from the coding sequence ATGGCGGAGGGTGAGGCCCCCGAGGCCGAGATCTCGGTCCGGGGATTGACCAAGGCGTTCGGGGCGCAGACGGTCCTCGAGGACATCACGTGCGACATCCCGAAAGGGAAGATCACCCTCATGCTCGGCCCCTCCGGGACGGGCAAGAGCGTCTTCCTGAAGTGCCTCATGGGTCTCCTCCGCCTGGAACGCGGGGAGATCTGGATCTCCGGCCAGAACCTGCCGGCCCTGTCCTCCCGAGACCTGTACAAGATCCGCCGCCGGTTTGGCGTGCTGTTCCAGGACGGCGCCCTGTTCGGATCCATCTCCATCTACGACAACATCGCCTTCCCCCTCCGCGAGCACACCCGGAAGAGCGAGTCGGAGATCCGGCAGATCGTGAACGAGAAGCTGGAGATGGTCGGGCTGGGCGGCGCGGAGAAGAAGCTCCCTGGCGAGATCTCGGGCGGCATGCGAAAGCGAGCGGGCCTGGCCCGGGGGCTGGTCCTCGATCCGGAGATCGTGATGTTCGACGAGCCCGACTCCGGCCTGGACCCGGTTCGCACGGCCTTCCTGAACGAGCTGATCCTGGACCTGAACCGGCAGCTCAAGGCCACCTTCATCGTGGTGACGCACGACATCGCCACCGCCCGCCGGGTGGCCGACTACATCGGGATGCTGTACCTGCGGAACCTGGTGCAGTTCGACACCAAGGACGCCATGTTCAACTCGGACCTCGACGTGGTCCGGCAGTTCCTGGCCGGCAGCACCCGGGGACCCATCGGGATGTCCGAGGAGGCCGACCAGACCAAGCCGACGTCCACGTCCGGGATGTCGTACGAGGAGACGGAGGAGCTCGAGCGCGTGGCCGGCGCCCCCGAGGGGAACGGGCACGCCGACGGAAACGGGCACGCCGAGAAGTACGAGCTCAAACGGGGAGCCTAG
- a CDS encoding sulfurtransferase — protein sequence MLVETGWLADRLDDPDVVLVDMRWREDGSGHARYERGHIPGAVFLDWSIDLVDPDHPVAFMLAPPDRFARVMERRGIGDGSLVVAYADAHGSGPFRLWWACRVYGHDNVRVLDGGLRKWIAEGRPLSTESPRPRPVRWTPRFEPGWQAGSADVAGAAGREDVMVLDSRPPEQFRGEAVWFETGPVAADPDGFARTPRGRIRAGRVPWAASLPAASLYREDDTLKSPQELRELLGGAGVRPEARAITYCGVGISASALAFALKLAGVKRVSLYDASWEEWGRDPDRPIARG from the coding sequence GTGCTGGTGGAGACGGGCTGGCTGGCGGATCGCCTCGACGACCCCGACGTGGTGTTGGTCGACATGCGGTGGCGAGAGGACGGGTCGGGTCACGCCCGCTACGAGCGGGGGCACATCCCGGGGGCGGTGTTCCTGGACTGGTCCATCGACCTGGTGGACCCCGACCATCCGGTCGCGTTCATGCTGGCGCCGCCCGACCGGTTCGCCCGGGTCATGGAGCGCCGCGGCATCGGCGACGGCAGCCTGGTGGTGGCCTATGCGGACGCCCACGGCTCGGGGCCGTTCCGCCTGTGGTGGGCCTGCCGCGTGTACGGCCACGACAACGTCCGGGTCCTGGACGGGGGACTGCGGAAATGGATCGCGGAGGGAAGACCCCTGTCGACGGAGTCACCCCGGCCCCGTCCGGTCCGGTGGACCCCGCGGTTCGAGCCTGGATGGCAGGCCGGGTCCGCCGACGTGGCGGGGGCAGCCGGGCGGGAGGACGTGATGGTGCTGGACTCGCGGCCGCCCGAGCAGTTCCGGGGCGAGGCGGTGTGGTTCGAGACCGGTCCGGTGGCGGCCGACCCGGACGGTTTCGCCCGGACGCCCAGGGGGAGGATCCGGGCCGGCCGGGTCCCGTGGGCGGCCAGCCTCCCGGCGGCGTCGCTGTACCGGGAGGACGACACGCTGAAGAGCCCTCAGGAGCTCCGGGAGCTGCTCGGTGGGGCGGGCGTCAGGCCCGAGGCGCGCGCCATCACCTACTGCGGCGTGGGGATCTCCGCGTCGGCGCTCGCGTTCGCGCTGAAGTTGGCGGGAGTGAAGCGGGTCTCGCTGTACGACGCCTCGTGGGAGGAGTGGGGGCGAGACCCGGACCGGCCGATCGCCCGCGGCTGA
- the leuS gene encoding leucine--tRNA ligase produces MRTYQPGEIEPKWQARWEQEGLYRAVDEDDGRPRFFALDMFPYPSGDLHMGHVEAFSGGDVIARFAWMRGHNVLHPIGWDAFGLPAENAAIKRGIDPAEWTYRNIDQQRASFKRLGMSFDWSRQFNTCDPDYYRWTQWIFLKLFEAGLATRRLAPVNWCPNDQTVLANEQVINGLCERCSTPVVRRDLTQWFFKITDYAERLLEDAEQQLAGWPERVLTMQRNWIGRSEGATVEFQIAETGDRVEVFTTRPDTLWGVTFFVFAPEHPLVLRLAEAGGTSDAARALLDRLQARPLTNREQAESREGVPLGVDAVNPVNGERVPCYVAPYVLLEYGTGAVMGVPAHDQRDFEFATEQGLEIRIVIQPEGEILNPERMGKAMDHDGVMVNSGPFTGVRSPESIQAVIEWLEREEKGKRAVSYRLRDWLISRQRYWGAPIPIIHCPYHGEVAVPEEDLPVLLPPDVDFSPRGVSPLARHEGFVNVPCPRCGKPARRETDTMDTFVDSSWYFLRYCNLVPDRAFDTEAVARWMPAQQYTGGVEHAILHLLYCRFVTKAMHDLGFVPFTEPFLNLLNQGQVIFGGASMSKSRGNLVEPMPLVEQWGADTLRVTMLFANAFEDDVDWMYVSPEGVHHWLGRVWRSVNDTVSAGSAKGAREGESAETPAGAPAGAPVGREDPEELRRLTHRIIRDVTEDLERHRFNTAVAKLMTLTNEIRRTVDSGQRAAQAARALVQMLAPLAPFISEELWLEVLGEPASVHASSWPAFDPALATEERVTLVVQVDGKVRDRLEVAADADGDTCREAALASPRVQRAVDGRTVARVIVREPKLVNVVTESV; encoded by the coding sequence ATGCGCACATACCAGCCGGGCGAGATCGAGCCCAAGTGGCAGGCCAGGTGGGAGCAGGAGGGCCTGTACCGGGCGGTCGACGAGGACGACGGCCGCCCCCGGTTCTTCGCGCTCGACATGTTCCCCTACCCCTCCGGCGACCTGCACATGGGACACGTGGAGGCCTTCTCCGGCGGCGACGTCATCGCTCGGTTCGCCTGGATGCGCGGCCACAACGTGCTGCACCCGATCGGGTGGGACGCGTTCGGGCTGCCCGCCGAGAACGCGGCCATCAAGCGCGGCATCGACCCGGCGGAGTGGACGTACCGCAACATCGACCAGCAGCGGGCGTCGTTCAAGCGGCTCGGGATGTCGTTCGACTGGTCCCGCCAGTTCAACACGTGCGACCCGGACTACTACCGGTGGACGCAGTGGATCTTCCTAAAGCTGTTCGAGGCGGGGCTGGCCACGCGGCGGCTGGCGCCCGTGAACTGGTGCCCGAACGACCAGACCGTGCTGGCCAACGAGCAGGTCATCAACGGGCTGTGCGAGCGATGCTCGACGCCCGTGGTCCGCCGCGACCTCACGCAGTGGTTCTTCAAGATCACCGACTACGCGGAGCGGCTGCTGGAGGACGCGGAGCAGCAGCTGGCCGGCTGGCCAGAGCGTGTATTGACGATGCAGCGCAACTGGATCGGCCGCTCCGAGGGTGCGACCGTCGAGTTCCAGATCGCGGAGACCGGCGACCGCGTGGAGGTGTTCACCACTCGCCCGGACACGCTGTGGGGCGTCACCTTCTTCGTGTTCGCGCCGGAGCACCCCCTGGTGCTCCGGCTGGCTGAGGCCGGCGGCACGAGTGACGCGGCGCGTGCGCTGCTGGACCGGCTTCAGGCCAGGCCGCTGACCAACCGGGAGCAGGCCGAGAGCCGGGAGGGCGTGCCGCTCGGCGTGGACGCCGTGAACCCGGTCAACGGGGAGCGGGTCCCGTGCTACGTGGCCCCGTACGTGCTGCTGGAGTACGGGACCGGCGCCGTGATGGGGGTGCCCGCGCACGACCAGCGCGACTTCGAGTTCGCCACGGAGCAGGGTCTGGAGATCCGGATCGTGATCCAGCCCGAGGGCGAGATCCTGAACCCCGAGCGAATGGGCAAGGCCATGGACCACGACGGGGTCATGGTCAACTCGGGCCCGTTCACCGGGGTGCGGTCGCCCGAGAGCATCCAGGCGGTCATCGAGTGGCTGGAGCGGGAGGAAAAGGGCAAGCGCGCGGTCTCGTACCGGCTGCGGGACTGGTTGATCTCGCGGCAGCGGTACTGGGGCGCGCCCATCCCGATCATCCACTGTCCGTACCACGGCGAGGTCGCGGTGCCGGAGGAGGACCTCCCCGTGCTGCTGCCGCCGGACGTCGATTTCTCCCCCCGGGGCGTGTCCCCGCTGGCCCGCCACGAGGGGTTCGTGAACGTTCCCTGCCCCCGATGCGGGAAGCCTGCCCGTCGGGAGACGGACACCATGGACACGTTCGTCGATTCGTCCTGGTACTTCCTGCGGTACTGCAACTTGGTGCCCGACCGGGCGTTCGACACCGAGGCCGTGGCGCGATGGATGCCCGCCCAGCAGTACACGGGCGGGGTCGAGCACGCCATCCTCCACCTCCTGTATTGCCGGTTCGTCACGAAGGCCATGCACGACCTCGGGTTCGTGCCGTTCACGGAGCCGTTCCTGAACCTGCTGAACCAGGGGCAGGTCATCTTCGGTGGGGCTTCCATGAGCAAGAGCCGGGGCAACCTGGTGGAGCCGATGCCGCTCGTCGAGCAGTGGGGCGCGGACACCCTCCGCGTCACCATGCTGTTCGCGAACGCGTTCGAGGACGACGTCGACTGGATGTACGTCTCGCCGGAGGGCGTCCACCACTGGCTGGGGCGGGTGTGGCGTTCGGTCAACGACACGGTGTCGGCGGGTTCGGCGAAGGGCGCGCGGGAGGGGGAGTCTGCGGAGACGCCCGCGGGGGCGCCCGCGGGGGCGCCGGTGGGGCGCGAAGACCCCGAGGAGCTGCGGCGGCTGACGCATCGAATCATCCGGGACGTGACCGAGGACCTGGAGCGTCATCGGTTCAACACGGCGGTGGCGAAGCTGATGACGCTCACGAACGAGATCCGCCGGACGGTCGACTCGGGGCAACGGGCTGCACAGGCCGCGCGGGCGCTGGTCCAGATGCTGGCCCCCTTGGCGCCGTTCATCTCGGAGGAGCTGTGGCTCGAGGTGCTGGGGGAGCCGGCGAGCGTGCACGCCTCGTCGTGGCCGGCGTTCGACCCGGCGCTCGCCACGGAGGAGCGCGTGACCCTTGTGGTTCAGGTGGACGGCAAGGTCCGCGACCGGCTGGAGGTGGCCGCCGACGCGGACGGCGACACCTGCCGCGAGGCGGCGCTGGCATCGCCGCGGGTGCAGCGGGCCGTCGACGGCCGCACGGTGGCCCGGGTCATCGTCCGTGAGCCGAAGCTGGTCAACGTGGTCACCGAATCGGTCTGA
- a CDS encoding helix-hairpin-helix domain-containing protein: protein MEGPIRDRLAALSRRELVGLVAMVAVVLAGAGLWYARSLPRPVAIRSDVRPGPPAAVASPSPSVLLVHVAGRVRRPGVYEFQAGDRVVDAVQAAGGPRKGADLDALNLAAPLTDGEQVLVPAQGPPAAPGGGSAPPATPGLLNVNTASESDLEELSGIGPVLGQRIVDYRTEHGPFASVDGLLDVSGIGPATLDEFRDQVTV from the coding sequence GTGGAGGGTCCGATTCGCGACCGTCTCGCCGCGCTGTCGCGCCGTGAGCTGGTCGGGCTGGTCGCGATGGTCGCCGTGGTCCTCGCGGGGGCGGGTCTGTGGTACGCGCGCTCGCTGCCGCGGCCGGTGGCGATCCGCAGCGACGTGCGGCCAGGGCCGCCCGCCGCGGTGGCGTCGCCCAGCCCCTCCGTGCTCCTGGTGCACGTGGCCGGCCGGGTCCGAAGGCCTGGTGTGTACGAGTTCCAGGCCGGCGACCGGGTGGTCGACGCGGTGCAGGCTGCCGGTGGTCCTCGCAAGGGGGCCGATCTCGATGCGCTGAACCTCGCGGCTCCGCTCACCGACGGCGAACAGGTGCTGGTTCCCGCTCAAGGCCCCCCGGCCGCGCCCGGCGGCGGGTCCGCGCCACCGGCGACTCCGGGACTGCTCAACGTGAACACGGCGTCCGAGAGCGACCTGGAGGAGCTTTCGGGCATCGGGCCGGTGCTCGGCCAGCGCATCGTCGACTACCGGACGGAGCATGGTCCCTTCGCGTCCGTGGACGGACTCCTGGACGTGAGCGGCATTGGGCCCGCCACGCTGGACGAGTTCCGGGATCAGGTGACGGTGTGA